The following coding sequences are from one Methanosarcina sp. WWM596 window:
- a CDS encoding DUF1847 domain-containing protein translates to MKCALCDEKNCYKGKDCTSIKDEISYEGGDLNSMQVSAEIEARYYMEKTRIEELILYAQKMGYKKLGIAFCIGLQREAKTIHRILARDFEVFSVCCKVCGIDKEDFGLDKLYGEGFEATCNPIGQAKVLNESETDLNIIVGLCIGHDILFTQHSKAPVTTLVVKDRVLAHNPVGAVYSGYYLKKRFGISE, encoded by the coding sequence ATGAAGTGCGCACTCTGTGATGAAAAAAACTGCTATAAAGGAAAGGACTGCACGAGCATTAAGGACGAGATTTCCTACGAAGGTGGGGATCTGAATTCCATGCAGGTCTCGGCTGAGATCGAAGCCCGTTATTACATGGAAAAGACCCGGATTGAAGAACTTATCCTTTACGCGCAGAAGATGGGCTACAAAAAACTCGGGATTGCCTTCTGCATCGGACTTCAAAGGGAAGCAAAAACTATCCACAGGATTCTTGCCAGGGATTTCGAGGTCTTTTCGGTCTGCTGCAAGGTCTGTGGGATTGATAAGGAAGATTTTGGTCTCGATAAATTATACGGGGAAGGCTTTGAAGCAACCTGCAATCCCATAGGCCAGGCAAAAGTCCTGAATGAAAGTGAAACCGACCTGAACATCATTGTCGGGCTCTGCATCGGGCACGATATCCTCTTCACGCAGCACTCCAAAGCCCCTGTTACGACACTGGTGGTCAAGGACAGAGTGCTCGCTCATAACCCTGTGGGAGCCGTCTATTCAGGGTATTACCTGAAAAAAAGGTTTGGGATAAGCGAATGA
- the pyrB gene encoding aspartate carbamoyltransferase, whose amino-acid sequence MSFKNRHVISMKDFSREEIDYVLDTAEKLEPVARGEERSRLLDGKIISLLFFEPSTRTRLSFEVAARRLGGQVLNLGSVEASSVMKGENLADTIRVISKYADLIVLRHPLDGSARMATEVASVPVINGGDGSVHHPTQTFLDLYTIRRESHLEGLKIAMAGDLKYGRTVHSLCHALSLYGAEMTFVSPPELRMPSEIVRGLRKQNICVKETDSLEEIIGDVEVLYMTRVQQERFPDPDEYEKVKNSLRITGDLLKAAGPDLKILHPLPRVNEISPEVDETSHARYFEQAFYGVPIRMALLALAMGVIE is encoded by the coding sequence ATGTCATTTAAGAACCGACACGTCATATCAATGAAAGATTTTTCGCGGGAGGAAATCGACTATGTTCTGGATACCGCAGAAAAACTTGAACCTGTGGCAAGGGGCGAGGAAAGGTCCCGGTTGCTGGATGGTAAAATCATTTCGCTTCTTTTTTTTGAACCAAGCACAAGAACAAGGCTGTCTTTTGAGGTTGCTGCGCGGAGGCTTGGAGGTCAGGTCCTGAACCTGGGCTCAGTCGAGGCAAGCTCTGTCATGAAAGGGGAAAACCTTGCCGATACTATCCGCGTAATCAGTAAATATGCTGATCTTATCGTGCTGCGTCATCCTCTTGATGGGTCGGCACGAATGGCTACGGAAGTTGCGAGTGTCCCTGTGATCAACGGAGGAGACGGCTCTGTCCATCATCCTACCCAGACTTTTCTTGACCTCTATACAATCCGCAGGGAAAGCCATCTTGAAGGCCTGAAAATTGCCATGGCGGGAGACCTTAAATACGGGAGAACCGTCCATTCCCTCTGCCATGCCCTGTCTCTTTATGGAGCAGAAATGACCTTTGTTTCACCTCCGGAACTCAGGATGCCCTCCGAAATTGTCCGGGGTCTTCGGAAGCAAAATATCTGTGTAAAGGAAACCGATTCTCTTGAGGAAATAATAGGGGATGTCGAAGTCCTGTATATGACAAGAGTTCAACAGGAGCGTTTTCCTGATCCTGATGAATATGAAAAGGTTAAAAACAGTCTGAGGATCACAGGTGACCTTTTAAAAGCCGCAGGTCCTGACCTTAAAATCCTTCATCCTCTTCCGAGGGTCAATGAGATCTCTCCTGAGGTGGATGAAACCTCTCATGCACGCTATTTCGAGCAGGCTTTCTATGGAGTTCCTATCAGGATGGCATTGCTTGCTCTGGCAATGGGGGTGATTGAGTGA
- a CDS encoding RNA-guided endonuclease TnpB family protein, which yields MFFFNGKQIKNVRAKYAFLRQKLQSKGTKSAKRLLRKISRKERRFVTDVNHCISKTIVNMSHDVFALEDLTSIRVQSRKGKEFTRKLNNWSFYQLAQFLEYKAEALGKAVIYIDPRYSSQKCSKCGDIRKSNRKGSSYHCKACGFDMHSDLNASRNIAQAGISCLSRLHVNQPNVETV from the coding sequence ATGTTTTTTTTTAACGGAAAACAAATTAAAAATGTCAGAGCTAAATATGCTTTTCTCAGACAGAAATTGCAGTCCAAAGGCACTAAGTCTGCTAAACGTCTTCTCAGGAAGATTAGCAGAAAAGAAAGACGGTTTGTGACTGACGTAAATCACTGCATTTCGAAAACCATAGTTAACATGTCTCATGACGTCTTTGCACTCGAAGACCTGACAAGTATAAGAGTCCAATCCAGAAAGGGAAAAGAGTTTACTCGAAAACTCAACAATTGGAGTTTTTATCAGCTTGCTCAGTTTTTGGAATACAAAGCAGAAGCTCTTGGTAAGGCTGTTATCTACATTGATCCCAGATACTCTTCTCAGAAATGCTCCAAATGTGGAGATATCCGTAAGAGTAACAGGAAAGGTAGTTCCTACCATTGTAAAGCTTGTGGTTTTGATATGCATAGTGACCTTAATGCCTCTCGTAACATTGCTCAAGCGGGTATATCTTGCCTGAGTAGGCTGCATGTCAATCAGCCAAACGTGGAAACGGTTTAA
- the recQ gene encoding DNA helicase RecQ: MGIDYGVLKDSKNELESRVLMSARMHSVLRQYFGYTAFRPLQEDIIRDVLDQKDVFVLMPTGGGKSICYQLPSLLLDGVTVVVSPLISLMKDQVDGLEANGIAAACMNSTQGAREIRDVKTAFLENRLKILYIAPERLMMPGTFAFLKKGKVSLFAIDEAHCISEWGHDFRPEYRKMKLLRDPKTGFPDVPVIALTATATDRVRKDIISQLGLAIDPEKGPYVASFNRSNLYYEVRPKKDTFSEITDYLLRHRGEAGIIYCQSRNNVETLTKKLNLAGFRALPYHAGLSDSERARNQEMFIKDHVDIIVATIAFGMGIDKSNVRFVIHYDLPRNLESYYQETGRGGRDGSPCECILFFSRGDRFKIEYFIAQKTNEKEKDVSLVQLRQMVAYCEGNKCRRQTLMKYFGEEFPAACGNCDTCLRPKDTFDGTEAARKLIACIQELNQRFGTNYVIDVLTGSKNKKIKQNRHDKLKAHGSGKEFTKDQWRSLASEMLNTGLFEVSGTQYPVLKLNSMSRKILKGSESVELVCPEGFMAGVKGSSVPEGSISPAPAGKITGKGEDDIQFPTQLPAERYSTASEVLKKATSGKLSKSGTEHDPILFERLKALRKKIALKKNLPPYIIFSDTSLKEMSTKLPQSPEEFHSITGVGDHKLRKYGDDFLKEIRDYCNDYGLISAEKAEVSGDREIEPEKKRKAPKSPIRKSTFSELEIETEGLGIETPVPETGKEKALKISSLKVPETSPSKVPPKTPPEVHRLPTKRARCLDVSIQDWLEADSSSGSLNEIIPEGNSPEAVADVPKTNCPDDFFENGSFEADSLEIGPSEIDLFEKDSLEKTYSLYLQGLDIGEIAEIESLSVKNVYRQFERLILAGKIRKIDGLVPPERQQQIKTALEVLEVEFDSLLRARMGDNCPEEELKLISALLLSKIPFSV, from the coding sequence ATGGGCATTGATTATGGAGTATTGAAAGATAGTAAAAATGAACTTGAGTCCAGGGTATTGATGTCTGCCAGAATGCACTCTGTACTCCGCCAGTACTTCGGATATACTGCTTTTCGCCCCCTGCAGGAGGACATTATCAGGGATGTTCTGGACCAAAAAGACGTCTTCGTGCTTATGCCTACAGGAGGCGGCAAGTCTATTTGCTACCAGCTGCCTTCCCTTCTCCTGGACGGGGTAACTGTCGTGGTCTCCCCCCTTATTTCCCTTATGAAAGATCAGGTTGACGGGCTTGAGGCAAATGGGATTGCTGCAGCATGCATGAACAGTACCCAGGGTGCCAGAGAAATCCGGGATGTTAAAACAGCTTTTCTTGAAAACAGGTTGAAGATACTCTATATTGCACCTGAGAGGCTTATGATGCCAGGGACTTTTGCGTTCCTGAAGAAGGGCAAGGTTAGCCTTTTTGCAATCGATGAGGCGCACTGTATTTCGGAATGGGGCCATGACTTCCGGCCTGAGTACCGGAAAATGAAACTCCTGAGGGACCCGAAGACAGGCTTTCCTGATGTGCCAGTTATTGCACTAACGGCTACAGCCACCGACAGGGTCAGAAAAGACATTATATCTCAGCTCGGACTTGCTATTGACCCGGAAAAAGGTCCTTATGTTGCCAGCTTTAACCGGAGTAACCTTTACTACGAGGTCAGGCCCAAGAAAGATACTTTTTCCGAGATTACCGATTACCTGCTCAGGCACAGGGGTGAAGCCGGAATCATTTACTGCCAGAGCCGGAACAACGTGGAAACCCTTACAAAAAAGCTGAACCTTGCCGGGTTCAGGGCTCTTCCCTATCATGCCGGACTTTCAGATTCCGAACGTGCTCGAAACCAGGAGATGTTCATAAAAGATCATGTGGACATAATAGTGGCTACAATCGCTTTCGGAATGGGGATTGACAAGTCAAATGTCCGGTTTGTAATACACTACGACCTTCCCCGGAACCTTGAGAGCTATTATCAGGAAACCGGACGTGGAGGCAGGGACGGCAGTCCATGTGAATGCATCCTTTTTTTTAGCAGGGGAGACCGCTTTAAAATTGAGTACTTCATCGCACAGAAAACAAATGAGAAAGAAAAGGATGTCTCCCTTGTGCAGTTAAGGCAGATGGTAGCCTATTGCGAAGGAAATAAGTGCAGGCGCCAGACTCTCATGAAATATTTCGGGGAAGAGTTTCCAGCGGCATGCGGTAACTGTGATACCTGCCTAAGGCCTAAAGACACTTTTGACGGGACCGAGGCTGCCAGAAAACTGATTGCCTGTATTCAGGAATTGAATCAGCGCTTCGGTACCAATTACGTTATTGATGTGCTCACAGGTTCCAAGAATAAAAAGATCAAGCAAAACCGGCATGATAAACTGAAAGCTCATGGCAGCGGCAAGGAGTTCACAAAGGATCAGTGGAGGTCGCTTGCTTCCGAAATGTTGAACACCGGGCTTTTTGAGGTAAGCGGGACGCAGTATCCTGTCCTGAAACTGAACTCTATGAGCAGGAAAATTTTGAAGGGATCGGAGAGCGTTGAACTTGTCTGTCCTGAGGGTTTTATGGCCGGGGTTAAAGGGAGTTCTGTTCCAGAGGGTTCTATTTCGCCAGCACCTGCAGGCAAAATCACAGGAAAAGGCGAAGATGATATACAATTTCCTACACAGCTTCCTGCCGAAAGATATTCAACTGCTTCTGAGGTCCTTAAAAAAGCAACTTCCGGAAAACTTTCAAAATCGGGAACAGAGCATGATCCCATTCTTTTTGAGAGGCTAAAAGCCCTGAGAAAAAAGATTGCTTTAAAGAAAAATCTTCCTCCATACATCATTTTTTCCGATACCAGCCTGAAAGAGATGTCTACAAAGCTCCCGCAAAGCCCTGAAGAGTTTCATTCTATCACAGGGGTAGGAGACCATAAACTCCGGAAATACGGAGACGATTTCCTTAAGGAGATAAGGGATTACTGTAACGACTATGGGTTGATTTCTGCAGAGAAAGCTGAGGTTTCCGGGGATCGTGAGATTGAACCGGAAAAAAAGAGGAAAGCTCCAAAGAGTCCCATCCGCAAAAGTACATTTTCAGAACTCGAAATTGAAACCGAAGGTCTCGGGATTGAAACTCCTGTTCCGGAAACCGGTAAAGAGAAAGCTTTGAAAATATCATCTCTCAAAGTACCAGAAACATCACCTTCCAAGGTGCCTCCCAAAACACCTCCCGAAGTCCACAGGTTGCCTACAAAGAGAGCAAGGTGTCTGGATGTGAGTATCCAGGATTGGTTAGAAGCAGATTCTTCTTCTGGCAGCCTTAATGAAATCATCCCTGAAGGAAATTCTCCTGAGGCTGTTGCCGATGTACCCAAGACGAATTGTCCTGACGATTTTTTTGAAAATGGCTCATTTGAGGCGGACTCTCTTGAAATAGGTCCCTCTGAAATTGATCTCTTTGAAAAGGATTCTCTTGAAAAGACGTATTCGCTCTATTTACAGGGGCTCGATATTGGTGAAATTGCAGAAATCGAAAGTTTGAGTGTTAAAAATGTGTACCGGCAGTTTGAGAGGCTGATACTTGCCGGAAAGATCAGGAAAATTGACGGGCTTGTGCCTCCTGAAAGGCAGCAGCAAATAAAAACGGCACTGGAAGTACTGGAGGTTGAGTTTGACTCCCTGCTCAGGGCGCGGATGGGGGATAATTGTCCGGAGGAGGAACTGAAGCTTATAAGCGCGCTCCTTCTATCTAAAATACCTTTCTCAGTTTGA
- a CDS encoding DUF5788 family protein, with translation MEKILKTDDNKDPSQKYITDAERKQLLSALHSRLFWVGQRIPDYVEIKGEKHPLHNYVWGLIQKENLTASEKSQIDKCIDIISEKEKEDEKELEEAPLTEEKAKSLYHETAGLLRAITDLRDIESGALKESSKRFQEQFINQRVRDARLWLEFIKNVSK, from the coding sequence ATGGAAAAGATCCTTAAAACAGATGATAACAAAGACCCCTCTCAAAAGTATATAACAGATGCGGAACGCAAGCAGTTGTTGTCAGCTCTACATTCCCGGCTCTTCTGGGTCGGACAACGTATTCCGGATTATGTAGAAATTAAAGGAGAAAAACACCCGCTTCATAACTACGTGTGGGGACTGATTCAGAAAGAAAACCTTACTGCAAGCGAAAAGTCCCAGATAGATAAATGCATCGATATTATTTCGGAAAAAGAAAAAGAGGACGAAAAAGAGCTTGAAGAGGCACCTCTTACAGAGGAAAAGGCAAAGTCTCTCTACCACGAGACTGCAGGCTTATTGCGTGCGATAACGGATCTTAGAGATATTGAGAGTGGAGCACTTAAAGAGAGTTCAAAACGCTTCCAGGAGCAATTTATCAACCAGAGAGTCAGGGATGCCAGGCTCTGGCTTGAATTCATAAAGAACGTATCAAAGTGA
- a CDS encoding DUF1673 family protein, which produces MPSKLVVFEQIKKLMGWCPYAKTPESGYLIPSGNFEANAREGREKTGTSKTLYGYRKASTWMLLLNAIFTLLYPVLLTITGLNRGAFLAGLGISMLVGIFDWKRQMKRYDSLEKEPMLDYSGKMKLFKKWHGIPGLIFLLLTFYLWSEIRKFALPFLYSFFAGSLIFLLFCYLQMIYWERKNHKTLYFKSCGTWKTLYLVKERK; this is translated from the coding sequence GTGCCTTCAAAACTTGTTGTTTTCGAGCAGATCAAAAAGCTTATGGGCTGGTGCCCTTATGCAAAAACACCTGAAAGCGGGTACCTAATTCCCTCCGGAAATTTTGAAGCAAATGCCCGGGAAGGAAGAGAAAAAACAGGGACATCGAAAACCCTGTATGGGTACAGAAAAGCAAGCACCTGGATGCTCCTGTTAAACGCGATTTTTACCCTCCTGTATCCCGTGCTGCTTACCATAACAGGCCTGAACCGGGGGGCTTTTCTTGCCGGACTTGGCATTTCCATGCTGGTAGGCATCTTCGACTGGAAGAGGCAAATGAAAAGATATGATTCCCTGGAAAAAGAACCGATGCTCGATTACTCCGGCAAGATGAAATTGTTTAAAAAATGGCACGGAATTCCAGGTCTCATATTTTTGCTCCTGACTTTTTACCTTTGGTCTGAGATCAGGAAGTTTGCCCTGCCGTTTCTCTATTCTTTCTTTGCAGGCTCCCTCATTTTCCTGTTGTTCTGTTACCTGCAAATGATTTACTGGGAGCGGAAAAACCACAAAACGCTCTACTTCAAAAGTTGCGGGACCTGGAAAACCTTGTATCTGGTTAAGGAGAGAAAATAG
- the hxlA gene encoding 3-hexulose-6-phosphate synthase produces MELDRSVEIAKEAIAGGADWIEIGTPLIKSEGMNAIRTMRKAFSDRTILADMKTVDTGAMEVEMAAKAGADVVIVLGSADDSTVLDALRSAHKYGVRLMADLISAPDPVKRAVELEALGVDYVNVHVGIDQQMIGKDPISILMEISEKVSVQLAVAGGLDAKSAAQAIRAGARIVIVGGNITRSDNVTEAARKIRQSVDSPGSVDIRNRVTVDQEIREIFKEVSTSNISDAMHGKGAMKGIHPLVRGKMIGTAITVQSFPGDWAKTVEAIDLAKEGNVIVIYNESKDIACWGGLATLSSLNKGIAGVVIEGAVRDIDEVETLGLPIYTSNTVPNAGDPKGFGEINAEITCGGQTVKPGDYIIGDESGVVVVPGERAYELARRAKEVNKTEKRIFDEIRRGGTLSEILKLKKWEKL; encoded by the coding sequence CTGGAACTTGACCGCTCAGTTGAGATTGCAAAGGAAGCAATCGCAGGAGGCGCTGACTGGATCGAGATAGGGACCCCCCTGATAAAAAGTGAAGGCATGAACGCAATTCGCACCATGAGAAAAGCTTTTTCGGACAGGACAATTCTTGCCGACATGAAAACCGTAGATACAGGAGCAATGGAAGTCGAGATGGCTGCAAAAGCCGGTGCGGATGTAGTAATCGTCCTCGGCAGTGCGGATGATTCTACAGTTCTTGATGCACTCCGTTCAGCCCACAAATATGGAGTAAGGCTGATGGCAGACCTGATATCGGCTCCGGATCCTGTAAAAAGGGCAGTAGAGCTCGAAGCTCTGGGTGTGGACTATGTGAATGTTCATGTAGGCATAGACCAGCAGATGATTGGAAAAGACCCGATATCCATATTAATGGAAATTTCAGAAAAGGTGAGTGTACAGCTTGCAGTAGCTGGAGGACTTGATGCCAAGAGTGCAGCTCAGGCGATCAGGGCAGGTGCCAGGATTGTGATAGTGGGAGGAAACATAACCCGCTCTGACAATGTGACCGAAGCTGCAAGAAAAATAAGACAGAGTGTGGACTCTCCTGGGTCTGTAGATATCCGGAACAGAGTAACCGTAGACCAGGAAATAAGAGAGATCTTTAAGGAAGTCTCAACCTCGAATATTTCGGATGCGATGCACGGAAAAGGGGCAATGAAAGGTATCCACCCTCTTGTAAGAGGGAAAATGATAGGAACTGCAATTACGGTGCAATCTTTTCCCGGAGACTGGGCAAAAACAGTCGAAGCCATTGATCTCGCAAAAGAAGGAAATGTAATAGTAATTTATAATGAAAGTAAGGACATTGCCTGCTGGGGAGGGCTTGCAACCCTGAGCAGTCTGAATAAGGGAATTGCAGGTGTGGTAATAGAAGGGGCTGTAAGAGACATTGACGAGGTGGAAACTCTCGGGCTCCCGATTTATACCAGCAATACAGTTCCCAATGCCGGGGACCCGAAAGGTTTTGGGGAAATCAATGCTGAAATCACCTGTGGAGGCCAGACAGTAAAACCCGGGGATTATATAATCGGCGATGAAAGCGGAGTTGTAGTTGTCCCGGGAGAACGTGCCTACGAACTTGCAAGAAGGGCAAAGGAAGTCAATAAAACCGAAAAGAGAATCTTTGATGAGATCCGGAGAGGTGGAACTCTCTCAGAAATCCTGAAACTCAAGAAATGGGAAAAACTTTGA
- the pyrI gene encoding aspartate carbamoyltransferase regulatory subunit, with translation MNEKRNLKVQAIENGTVIDHVKAGQALNVLRILGISSAFRETISFVMNAPGARGKKDVVKIEGKELSIEELNRIALISPKATINIIRDFKVIQKNEVVLPSYVEGVVRCTNLNCISNSSEPIKSKFSVLQSEEEGVSLHCLYCDHVISEEIAENLL, from the coding sequence GTGAATGAAAAAAGGAACCTGAAGGTTCAGGCAATCGAAAACGGGACTGTGATCGATCACGTAAAGGCTGGACAGGCTCTAAATGTTCTGCGCATCCTGGGAATTTCCAGTGCTTTTCGGGAAACTATCAGTTTTGTGATGAACGCTCCCGGGGCGCGAGGCAAAAAAGATGTTGTTAAGATCGAGGGCAAGGAGCTCAGTATTGAGGAACTTAACAGAATAGCCCTGATTTCTCCTAAAGCTACAATCAATATCATCAGGGACTTTAAAGTGATTCAGAAAAATGAGGTCGTGCTTCCGTCTTATGTGGAAGGCGTTGTCCGCTGTACGAATCTAAACTGCATCTCTAACAGCAGCGAACCCATTAAATCCAAATTTTCAGTACTGCAGTCTGAAGAAGAAGGGGTTTCCCTTCACTGCCTGTATTGTGATCACGTGATTTCCGAAGAGATTGCGGAAAATTTGCTGTAA
- a CDS encoding DUF5788 family protein: MLKDETKTNKTETESLGSQERNRLLWSLRSDFAWAGKKIPESVEIEGEEYRLRDMVRDLGEKERLNPDEAAKIRALIPKLKERAKADEELLETEELTRVEAEALYEEAVGLLRAAMELKDKLEGKGGEKSVDEFKKMLNTQRVVDEKRFQELIKSLK; this comes from the coding sequence ATGCTGAAAGATGAGACAAAAACAAACAAAACCGAAACAGAATCTCTTGGTTCTCAGGAACGCAACAGACTTCTCTGGAGCCTCAGGAGCGACTTTGCCTGGGCCGGGAAGAAAATCCCTGAAAGTGTGGAGATTGAGGGTGAGGAGTATAGGCTCCGGGACATGGTCAGGGATCTTGGGGAAAAAGAACGTCTCAATCCCGACGAAGCTGCCAAAATCAGGGCTCTTATCCCTAAACTGAAGGAAAGGGCAAAAGCAGATGAGGAACTGCTCGAAACCGAAGAACTTACACGGGTTGAGGCAGAAGCCCTTTATGAAGAAGCGGTCGGGCTTTTGCGGGCGGCAATGGAGCTGAAAGATAAGCTTGAGGGGAAAGGCGGGGAAAAAAGTGTCGATGAATTTAAGAAAATGCTCAATACCCAGAGGGTTGTGGACGAAAAGCGTTTTCAGGAGCTGATTAAAAGTCTAAAATGA
- the guaA gene encoding glutamine-hydrolyzing GMP synthase → MVKPDKFIPKAIEKISQEIKDGRAIIALSGGVDSSVCAELAYRAIGNRLQPIYIDTGLMRKGETERIKHIFSHMNLDIVYAKDRFLAALKDITDPEEKRKAIGETFIRVFEDEAKNLAADYLIQGTIYPDRIESEGGIKSHHNVGGLPSVMDFKKIVEPIEDLYKDEVREVAWALQLPEEICERMPFPGPGLAVRILGEVTEEKLEVVREANFIVEEELLDRFCPWQTFAAVLGKGTGVKGDVRAYGWIVAVRAVGSRDGMTAEALELPWEVLKTLESRITSEIPKVARVVYDITPKPPATIEFE, encoded by the coding sequence ATGGTAAAACCCGATAAATTCATTCCAAAAGCAATTGAGAAAATCAGCCAGGAAATAAAAGACGGAAGAGCAATTATTGCGCTCTCGGGCGGCGTGGACAGTTCTGTTTGTGCGGAGCTGGCTTACAGGGCAATCGGAAACAGGCTGCAGCCTATCTATATCGACACCGGGCTCATGAGGAAAGGAGAAACCGAGAGGATAAAGCACATCTTCTCTCACATGAACCTGGACATCGTGTATGCAAAGGATAGGTTCCTTGCAGCCCTGAAGGATATTACTGACCCTGAAGAGAAACGGAAGGCCATAGGCGAGACTTTCATCCGGGTTTTTGAAGACGAGGCAAAGAATCTTGCAGCCGATTACCTGATCCAGGGCACGATCTATCCTGACCGGATCGAATCCGAAGGCGGGATCAAGTCTCACCACAATGTTGGAGGGCTGCCGAGCGTAATGGACTTCAAGAAAATTGTTGAACCTATCGAGGACCTTTACAAGGATGAGGTAAGGGAAGTCGCCTGGGCACTCCAGCTACCGGAAGAGATCTGCGAGAGGATGCCTTTCCCGGGTCCCGGGCTTGCTGTACGCATTCTCGGAGAGGTTACCGAGGAAAAGCTTGAAGTCGTGCGAGAAGCAAACTTCATAGTAGAAGAAGAACTTCTTGATAGGTTCTGCCCCTGGCAGACTTTTGCGGCTGTGCTCGGAAAAGGCACCGGAGTAAAAGGAGATGTCCGGGCTTATGGCTGGATCGTGGCTGTAAGGGCTGTAGGGTCAAGGGACGGAATGACTGCAGAAGCACTCGAACTCCCATGGGAGGTCCTCAAGACCCTCGAATCGAGGATCACTTCCGAAATTCCGAAGGTAGCCAGGGTAGTGTACGATATCACTCCAAAACCACCTGCAACTATCGAGTTTGAGTAA
- a CDS encoding A24 family peptidase C-terminal domain-containing protein, with translation MAVCLPFLFYSSYLDLKTRRVPNRVWKLMLFSLSGFLIYEIVNGGVSFLLQLVFSFFSSLFLTYLLFRVRVFGGADAKALIAIGILCPVYPVLEFYGYTFPLLGFPPAGLFALTVLENSLFLTAAVPLGLFCYNILHFTPDMLKKPFYMLFAYRIKIKDLRRLLDKSRHIRLAERFELNNGKLYPSFAGRGINVNHNMVSRLESHEEQGLLGSTVWVTPGLPFMLPITASFIMAIILGDLIYYFLKELFACF, from the coding sequence TTGGCAGTCTGCCTGCCTTTTCTCTTTTATTCTTCCTACCTGGACCTGAAAACCCGCAGGGTTCCAAACCGTGTATGGAAGCTTATGCTTTTCTCCCTTTCAGGTTTCTTAATATATGAGATAGTGAATGGAGGAGTATCCTTTCTTCTCCAGTTAGTTTTTTCATTTTTTTCCAGTTTATTTCTGACTTATCTGCTTTTCAGAGTCAGGGTTTTCGGAGGCGCAGATGCAAAAGCCCTGATAGCAATCGGGATTCTGTGTCCGGTTTACCCTGTCCTGGAGTTTTACGGCTACACTTTTCCCCTGCTTGGATTTCCCCCTGCCGGACTCTTTGCACTTACTGTTCTTGAAAATTCCTTATTTCTTACCGCTGCTGTTCCTTTAGGACTTTTCTGTTACAACATCCTTCATTTTACTCCTGATATGCTCAAAAAACCATTTTATATGCTCTTTGCATACAGGATAAAAATTAAGGATCTGCGAAGGCTTCTGGATAAAAGCAGACATATCCGGCTAGCTGAACGTTTTGAACTGAATAACGGGAAGTTATATCCTTCTTTTGCAGGCAGAGGAATTAATGTAAACCATAATATGGTTTCCCGACTTGAATCACACGAGGAGCAGGGACTCCTTGGCAGCACTGTATGGGTAACTCCAGGACTTCCATTCATGCTTCCCATAACAGCGAGTTTTATTATGGCAATTATATTAGGAGATCTCATTTATTATTTCCTGAAGGAACTTTTTGCTTGCTTTTAG
- a CDS encoding DUF1673 family protein — protein sequence MPAKAVVFDQIKKLMGWCPACKKMAQQTKQPFDFANVTPISGKTGNSPEFRTSNVIFPANSNLVFVLFYIGISLLLRYPEDITLFLAGVFLLNTCYYVLFLKTFEAAVLADRFGVHLQVFRLKNLEIPYEEIESVASYKHEKRSKEMSILLGIGGIAICGFVIYMVVVEGEWKPLLLLISLFPFLLLMQRKQKTRLLDLNTQLYIKTRHKKWYEWTPYYSLVTDEASAAELKSFIERHL from the coding sequence ATGCCTGCTAAAGCTGTTGTTTTTGACCAGATCAAAAAGCTGATGGGCTGGTGCCCGGCTTGCAAGAAAATGGCACAGCAAACAAAACAGCCCTTCGATTTTGCAAACGTGACCCCAATTTCCGGAAAAACAGGAAATTCACCGGAATTCAGAACTTCAAATGTAATTTTTCCTGCAAATTCAAATCTGGTTTTTGTACTTTTTTATATAGGCATCAGCCTGCTTCTGAGATATCCGGAGGACATTACACTTTTCCTGGCAGGTGTCTTCCTGCTTAACACCTGTTACTACGTTCTATTTCTCAAAACTTTCGAGGCAGCAGTTCTGGCAGACAGATTCGGGGTACACCTGCAGGTCTTCAGACTGAAGAATTTAGAAATTCCTTATGAAGAGATTGAAAGTGTGGCTTCATACAAGCATGAAAAACGTTCAAAGGAAATGTCCATACTTCTGGGAATTGGAGGAATTGCCATTTGTGGATTCGTGATCTACATGGTTGTAGTAGAAGGAGAATGGAAACCACTTCTGCTATTGATCTCCCTGTTTCCCTTCTTACTGCTTATGCAGAGGAAACAAAAAACCCGGTTATTGGACCTGAATACGCAGCTGTACATAAAAACCAGGCACAAAAAATGGTATGAATGGACTCCTTATTATTCCTTAGTCACAGATGAAGCCTCGGCTGCAGAGCTGAAATCATTTATTGAAAGGCATTTGTGA